CCGGGATCACCGGTCGCGGCCACGACTGCGAGGTCCGCAAGGCGATCGGCAACGGAGCGGAGCTTGCCGCCGAGACGGGAATGACACGGACAGCGGCTGCCGTGCTCGAACTCGATCGGGAGGGTGTCTACGAGGAAGCGATCGCGGTCGTCGGAAACGCGCCCACGGCGGCGCTGGCGCTGGCCGACTGCATCGAGGACGGCACCCGGCCGGCCGTCGTCGTCGCGACGCCCGTGGGCTTCGTGAAGGCTGCCGACTCCCGCGAGCGACTCCGGGAGGTGTGTGACGAGTACGGCGTCCCCGCAGTGACGAACGTCGGACGGCGTGGCGGTAGCGGCCTCGCGGCCGGACTGACGAACGAGCTCGTCCACGTCGCCAGCGACGTTCGCGAACGGCAGGTCTCACTGGAGACCTCGGAACGGTCGAGCGGCGAGGGAACGGAGCCGCGAGACGGGGAGGTGGATCTGTGAACGCCCCCGACGAGGACCTGACACTTCCTGACCGCCCAGGGGTCGCAGCGAGCGCGAGTCCGGAGCCTGGGACAATCGCGGGCGGCGACGCGAATCGTCCGGTTCACGCTATCGGGATCGGTCCGGGTAACCCTGATTTCTTCACGCGGCGCGCGGGGGACCTCCTCGCCGAGGCGGACGTGGTAGTAGGGTTCGAGACGGTCGTCGACTACGTGGCCGACGAGACCGACGCCGAACTGCTCAGCTGCGGTTATCGTGACGAACGGGAGGCGCTGGTCCGATTCAGTCGCCGCGTTGCCGACGGCGCCGTCGGTGTCGCCGTCCTGATGGGCGATCCGAACCACTCGGGCTACCAGTTCCTCGGGAAGGTGGAAGCCGCCGTCGATGGTCCTGTTCGCGTCGTTCCGGGAATCTCCTCGGTCCAGATCGCCGCGAGTCGCGCGCGCACCCCACTCGAGGACTCGACGTTCGTCACTCTACATGTTCGCGGGGATGTGACCGCGAGCCTCGACCGCCTGGCCCGCGATGTCGGCGACAGACACCTGATCGTCATCCCCCGCCCCTACGACTGGATGCCGGGCGACGTGGCGGCCCGACTCGTCGATGCCGGCGCCGATCCGGAACTCGACGCGCTCGTCCTCGAACGGCTGACCCATTCGGACGAGTCGGTCACACGGACCGACCTCGGGACGCTGGCGGTCGATGCGGGTGGAGATGGCCCGGAGGACAGCGATTTCTCCGATTTATCGGTCTTGGTCGTACGCAACTGACTGCACAAACGGTACAGGTTCATTCATCGGCATGTTGTTACGCTAGATGTATCTCCCTCACATCGTGTGTTCCGAATTGGAACGGTTAGAGAGGGTGAACCTCCGAATTGTTCGGAGACAGCCTGATACCAGCCTCTGTTCGGAGGTCGTTCGCTCAGCGATAGCATATATCGTTATCTGGTTTATTATTGGTTCATGCTGGTTCGCCGGGGCACGACAACCACGTCTTGACACGAGCTGAGTCGGACATCTGTGAATACCAACTCATGTCTGAATCCATGGATCGGCCACTGCGGTCGTTCCGATGGTATCTCAGACGGCCGTCTTCGCTAGTTCGGTTATCCAATTATTTCTGAGTCGTTCGGGTCGCAACCTCGCGTAGTTCACAGTCAGTCCTGTACGGCTGGCGTTGTCTCCTCGGACGGACACAGTGGTCTAAATCGGAGTTGTGATCTCGAACACCCTCCGGATCGAATCTGCCGCACCGATGTTCAGGGATCTCGTCGTGTCTGGTCCTCGCCCGCGAAAACCACGCCCGTCTCCGATAGTGGGTGCGGGGATCGCGTCCGTTTCGTCTTATGATGCTCGCACCATCACACAATAGCTGAGGCACCTGAGGTAGATATCTTTCCTATCGTTTTGACCAGATAATATTCCTCTGTACACT
This sequence is a window from Halobaculum roseum. Protein-coding genes within it:
- a CDS encoding precorrin-8X methylmutase — its product is MTDTTDATRTDGEGSSDDEPTESEAYADLGATTEAAMDIAETSMDRVHELVPQETLADRLRAKAVHATGDPEFQHLVRFTGADEDEPVRAGARAVLDERPIVTDITMVKAGITGRGHDCEVRKAIGNGAELAAETGMTRTAAAVLELDREGVYEEAIAVVGNAPTAALALADCIEDGTRPAVVVATPVGFVKAADSRERLREVCDEYGVPAVTNVGRRGGSGLAAGLTNELVHVASDVRERQVSLETSERSSGEGTEPRDGEVDL
- a CDS encoding cobalt-precorrin-7 (C(5))-methyltransferase, whose product is MNAPDEDLTLPDRPGVAASASPEPGTIAGGDANRPVHAIGIGPGNPDFFTRRAGDLLAEADVVVGFETVVDYVADETDAELLSCGYRDEREALVRFSRRVADGAVGVAVLMGDPNHSGYQFLGKVEAAVDGPVRVVPGISSVQIAASRARTPLEDSTFVTLHVRGDVTASLDRLARDVGDRHLIVIPRPYDWMPGDVAARLVDAGADPELDALVLERLTHSDESVTRTDLGTLAVDAGGDGPEDSDFSDLSVLVVRN